In the Alkaliphilus oremlandii OhILAs genome, one interval contains:
- a CDS encoding Na/Pi cotransporter family protein: MFSLIELISTSSIGLGLFLLGMNFLTEGFNNFISHRLKNIILNLKVYPIVGVLIGAIATAILQSSSGITVILVGLVHANVLTLHQATPILMGANIGTTMTSQLLAFNVDQYAFIPFILGMLIILTTKNKKLKYFGNICLGLSLIFIGINLLTNGLSPLKDLLAFQKLLGEFGKNPLLGILLGFSTISILQSSSTGVVILQTLGSSGSISIDSAVAIILGMNVGTCVTAIISSLSLNKAAKQTALIHFLFNVLGVLLIFPFIGLLCRFCIQLSPLNVSRQIANAHTIFNIFNTLVLLPFIGPLVTLSQKIIRNPSSYKKTF, encoded by the coding sequence GTGTTTTCTTTGATTGAACTTATTTCTACTTCATCCATCGGTCTAGGCCTATTTTTACTAGGAATGAATTTCCTCACAGAGGGATTCAATAATTTTATCTCACATCGATTAAAAAATATTATTTTAAACTTGAAAGTTTATCCCATTGTAGGGGTTTTAATCGGCGCTATTGCCACTGCAATTCTACAGTCCAGCAGTGGCATTACAGTTATTTTGGTTGGCCTTGTCCATGCAAATGTACTGACCCTACATCAGGCAACACCAATTCTCATGGGTGCCAATATCGGTACCACCATGACCTCTCAGCTATTGGCTTTCAATGTGGATCAGTACGCTTTCATTCCTTTTATATTGGGTATGCTTATTATTTTGACCACTAAAAATAAAAAATTAAAATACTTTGGGAATATATGCCTAGGACTTTCCCTTATTTTTATTGGAATTAATCTCCTTACAAATGGACTTTCTCCCTTAAAAGATCTATTGGCCTTTCAAAAACTTTTAGGTGAATTTGGCAAAAATCCTCTATTGGGTATATTGCTAGGTTTTTCGACTATTTCTATATTACAAAGTAGTAGCACCGGTGTAGTCATTTTACAAACCTTAGGTTCTTCAGGATCCATATCCATTGATTCTGCTGTGGCTATCATATTAGGGATGAATGTTGGTACTTGCGTTACAGCGATCATCTCTAGCCTTTCTTTAAATAAAGCTGCAAAACAGACTGCATTGATCCATTTTCTTTTTAATGTGCTCGGTGTATTGCTTATTTTTCCTTTTATTGGGTTATTGTGCCGGTTCTGCATTCAATTATCGCCGCTGAATGTATCCAGACAAATTGCCAATGCCCATACAATCTTTAATATTTTTAATACCTTGGTTCTATTGCCGTTTATAGGACCTCTCGTCACTTTATCACAAAAAATTATAAGAAATCCTTCTTCTTATAAGAAAACCTTCTAA
- a CDS encoding alpha/beta-type small acid-soluble spore protein, whose translation MASRNKVVVPEARQALNQMKLEIASDLGLSNYEGVDKGNLTARQNGYVGGYMTRRLVEMAQRQMSGK comes from the coding sequence ATGGCTTCAAGAAATAAAGTAGTAGTTCCAGAAGCTCGTCAAGCTCTTAATCAAATGAAATTAGAAATAGCCAGCGACTTAGGACTTTCTAATTATGAAGGTGTAGACAAAGGTAATTTGACAGCGAGACAAAACGGGTATGTTGGCGGATATATGACAAGACGTTTAGTTGAAATGGCACAAAGACAAATGAGTGGAAAGTAG
- a CDS encoding DUF4364 family protein, with translation MFTNNSQQLAENKLLLLYILDRIEFPMTNAQVTQFVLENDIMNYFMLQQYLGELKDSKFIVEKQSEKHHIFILTESGKNTLSYFVNRIPKSQVERIDQLLNIQKEKMVKNRQVKADYIKISDDEYLVKLDVIEKDMSLIHLNLSVANNKQAKQICEKWREDAPNLYSQIINLLIE, from the coding sequence ATGTTTACGAATAATTCACAGCAATTGGCAGAAAATAAACTTCTTCTGCTTTATATATTGGATCGCATTGAATTCCCAATGACGAATGCTCAAGTAACACAATTTGTTTTAGAAAATGACATTATGAATTACTTTATGCTACAACAATATTTAGGAGAATTGAAGGATTCTAAGTTTATTGTTGAAAAGCAAAGTGAAAAGCATCATATTTTTATCCTTACAGAAAGCGGAAAAAATACCCTAAGCTATTTTGTAAATAGGATACCCAAATCTCAAGTTGAACGAATCGATCAGTTGCTAAATATTCAAAAAGAGAAGATGGTAAAAAACAGGCAGGTTAAAGCAGACTATATTAAAATATCCGATGATGAATATTTAGTTAAATTGGATGTGATCGAAAAAGATATGTCTCTAATTCATTTAAATTTAAGTGTGGCCAACAACAAACAAGCAAAGCAAATTTGCGAAAAATGGCGGGAAGATGCACCCAATTTATATAGTCAAATTATTAATCTACTCATTGAATAG
- a CDS encoding YncE family protein, which yields MRCLPNDILLISNFSDDSISIIDLVQGLEVKKLKLCFSGKSSSFSNFGPHHIAFDERSKLLYVPNSWHSSISVVDINTEKIIDTIFVGSHPSQVILSQKYHHIYVANTDSNSVSILNLDTLDLVLQLPTGEMPHGMAITKDQERIFIGNYGSGEITEISTNTNEIIKNHSMEYRPWHMRIDESGEFLYVVHYSDQFTRKGKVLIYETESLKQVECINLGKMPVEAISDNENEYLYITDSDMDCVHIYNLKKHKSEGIIKVNTMPHGIEMDRNKGRLFVTSIQKNTVDIIDLPTKKVVQSIPVGKEPTSIIYY from the coding sequence ATGAGATGTTTGCCGAATGATATCCTTTTAATTTCAAATTTCTCGGATGATTCTATTTCGATTATAGATTTAGTTCAAGGGCTGGAAGTTAAAAAACTTAAATTGTGCTTTAGTGGAAAAAGTTCTTCATTTTCTAATTTTGGTCCTCATCATATTGCCTTTGATGAGCGAAGCAAGCTTTTATATGTTCCCAATAGCTGGCACAGCAGTATCTCTGTCGTCGATATCAATACAGAAAAAATAATTGATACCATCTTCGTGGGGAGCCATCCAAGTCAGGTGATTTTGAGTCAAAAATATCATCATATTTATGTGGCCAATACAGATTCCAACAGTGTATCTATCCTAAATCTGGATACATTAGATTTAGTACTACAGCTGCCCACGGGAGAAATGCCGCACGGTATGGCCATTACAAAGGATCAAGAGCGCATCTTTATTGGGAATTATGGATCGGGAGAAATAACGGAAATTTCTACAAATACAAATGAAATTATTAAGAATCATAGTATGGAATATAGACCGTGGCACATGAGAATCGATGAAAGTGGAGAATTTTTGTACGTTGTTCATTATAGTGATCAATTTACCAGAAAAGGGAAAGTACTGATTTACGAGACGGAATCACTAAAACAGGTAGAATGTATTAATCTTGGTAAGATGCCTGTAGAGGCCATCAGCGATAATGAAAACGAATATTTGTACATTACGGACTCGGATATGGATTGTGTTCATATCTATAATCTCAAGAAACATAAATCAGAAGGGATCATTAAGGTGAATACGATGCCCCATGGTATAGAGATGGATCGGAATAAAGGACGATTATTTGTTACTAGTATACAGAAGAATACGGTGGATATCATTGACCTACCGACAAAGAAGGTGGTTCAAAGTATACCGGTAGGAAAAGAGCCTACGAGCATTATCTATTATTAG
- a CDS encoding bifunctional folylpolyglutamate synthase/dihydrofolate synthase — MNYQEALDYIHGTYKFGSKLGLENIKYLLNLLGNPHQKLKIIHVAGTNGKGSTCSYIHSILKEAGYRVGLYTSPYLEEFTERIRMNGIDIPKDRLGEITSIVKEKIDGMVSEGKNHPTEFEVVTAIAFYYYAEEDVDFLVLEVGLGGRLDATNVVENPLLSVITPIGLDHTEYLGDTLPKIAYEKGGIIKENSFVLSYPQEKEVVEVFENLCKERNSKLFMTSFDTLEIQESTVNGQTFSVNVLGQDYSNVKVQMVGIHQIYNACTALGVVEILRRYRDVSISKEAVFNGLYNAKWAGRFEVLGKNPWIIIDGAHNLHGAIALRKSIESLLKDYKITLVVGMLQDKDVQGVLEDLIPLMSKVVATEPNNPRAMKASELAEKLKVFNKETHICESIQEAIKRSKDITSEEEVIIFAGSLYMIGEVRAALTKKLEI, encoded by the coding sequence ATGAACTATCAAGAGGCGTTGGATTATATTCATGGGACATATAAATTTGGCAGTAAGCTAGGGCTAGAGAATATCAAATACTTACTGAACTTATTAGGAAATCCCCATCAAAAATTAAAAATTATCCATGTAGCAGGAACCAATGGGAAAGGCTCTACTTGCTCCTATATCCACAGTATCTTAAAGGAAGCAGGCTATCGAGTTGGTTTATATACTTCACCATATTTAGAAGAGTTTACTGAAAGAATTCGAATGAATGGAATCGATATTCCGAAGGACAGATTAGGTGAAATTACTAGTATTGTAAAGGAAAAGATCGATGGGATGGTGTCAGAAGGAAAAAACCATCCTACAGAATTTGAAGTAGTAACAGCCATAGCGTTTTATTACTATGCAGAGGAAGATGTAGATTTTCTTGTATTGGAAGTGGGCTTAGGAGGAAGGCTGGATGCAACCAATGTTGTTGAAAATCCTTTACTATCTGTAATCACACCAATCGGATTGGATCACACAGAGTATTTAGGAGATACATTGCCGAAAATAGCCTATGAAAAAGGTGGCATTATCAAAGAAAACAGCTTTGTTCTATCCTATCCTCAGGAAAAAGAAGTGGTAGAAGTATTTGAAAACTTGTGTAAGGAAAGAAATAGTAAGTTGTTTATGACCAGCTTTGATACGTTAGAAATACAGGAAAGTACAGTGAATGGACAGACCTTCTCGGTGAATGTTTTAGGGCAAGACTATTCTAATGTAAAGGTCCAAATGGTTGGAATCCATCAAATATACAATGCATGTACAGCTCTTGGTGTCGTTGAGATTCTAAGAAGATATAGAGATGTCAGCATCAGTAAGGAAGCTGTTTTTAATGGGCTCTATAACGCAAAATGGGCAGGTCGATTTGAAGTTTTAGGAAAGAATCCATGGATTATTATTGATGGTGCGCACAATTTACACGGTGCAATTGCCCTTAGAAAAAGTATCGAAAGCTTATTAAAGGATTACAAAATTACCTTGGTTGTAGGAATGCTCCAAGATAAAGATGTTCAGGGTGTATTGGAGGATTTAATCCCTTTAATGAGCAAGGTGGTCGCTACAGAGCCGAATAATCCAAGAGCAATGAAAGCTTCTGAATTAGCAGAAAAGCTAAAGGTTTTTAATAAAGAAACACATATCTGTGAAAGTATTCAAGAGGCAATCAAACGATCAAAGGATATAACCAGTGAGGAAGAGGTTATTATTTTTGCAGGCTCTCTTTACATGATCGGAGAAGTAAGAGCAGCTTTGACAAAAAAATTAGAAATTTAA
- a CDS encoding DNA cytosine methyltransferase, which yields MVVIDLFSGAGGLTEGFMRQGFEIVAHVEKDKWACETLKTRIIYHFLKSKNDLEIYFDYFKRVNGYRNIEESRQTIYRKYPEIKEKLQYEVLNKAFGNPLEEKNVTGIDEIIELLEDSLKYKNYSSTDLIIGGPPCQAYSLVGRGRMKDKAETDKRNYLFRYYKEIVKHFKPRMFIFENVPGILNAKKGEVFKSIVDEFKEIGYILLAGTNDDPKECILHASDFGVHQSRKRMILFGFRDDLNYQYPDFKKYAYSFENMTTKNAIGDLPKLKSGQGSDFDTLNYVSNEGESLSAFQRLMRADSIGVINHKSRSNQERDLRIYKKAIEFAESGKRLMYTDIPEEDRTHKNEKAFLDRFKVHMKNEIPHTIVAHISKDGHYNIHPDINQCRSLTVREAARIQSFPDNYIFEGPRTAQFTQVGNAVPPLMAEAIAKAIKEYLNKEISPLYR from the coding sequence ATGGTTGTAATTGACTTGTTTTCAGGTGCAGGTGGACTAACAGAAGGGTTTATGAGACAGGGTTTTGAAATAGTTGCACATGTTGAGAAAGATAAATGGGCTTGTGAAACTTTGAAAACAAGAATTATATATCATTTTTTAAAGAGCAAGAATGACCTTGAGATATATTTTGATTACTTTAAAAGAGTAAATGGGTATCGTAATATTGAAGAAAGTAGACAAACTATTTATAGGAAATATCCTGAAATAAAAGAAAAGTTACAATATGAAGTATTAAATAAAGCTTTTGGGAATCCTTTAGAAGAAAAAAATGTTACAGGGATTGATGAAATAATAGAGTTACTTGAAGATTCTCTAAAGTATAAAAATTATAGTAGTACAGATCTGATTATCGGAGGACCTCCTTGTCAAGCATACTCACTGGTAGGTAGAGGAAGAATGAAAGATAAGGCAGAAACTGATAAGAGGAATTATCTTTTTAGGTATTATAAAGAAATAGTTAAACATTTTAAGCCTAGAATGTTTATTTTTGAAAATGTACCAGGAATATTAAATGCAAAAAAAGGTGAAGTTTTTAAAAGTATTGTAGATGAATTTAAGGAGATAGGGTATATCCTACTTGCTGGAACTAATGATGACCCTAAAGAATGTATTTTACATGCTAGTGATTTTGGCGTGCATCAAAGTAGAAAAAGAATGATATTATTTGGATTTAGAGATGATTTAAATTACCAATACCCTGATTTTAAGAAATATGCATACTCTTTTGAGAACATGACTACTAAAAATGCAATTGGAGACTTGCCAAAACTCAAATCCGGTCAAGGGAGCGATTTTGATACATTAAATTATGTTTCAAATGAAGGTGAAAGTTTATCAGCATTTCAAAGATTAATGAGGGCAGATAGTATTGGTGTTATAAACCATAAATCAAGATCTAATCAAGAAAGAGATTTGCGAATATATAAAAAGGCAATAGAGTTTGCTGAAAGTGGAAAACGACTAATGTATACTGATATTCCTGAAGAAGATAGAACTCATAAGAATGAAAAGGCATTTCTTGATAGATTTAAAGTTCATATGAAAAATGAAATTCCACATACAATTGTGGCACATATATCTAAAGATGGACATTATAACATTCATCCAGACATTAATCAGTGTAGATCATTAACAGTAAGAGAAGCAGCTAGAATTCAAAGTTTCCCTGATAATTATATATTTGAAGGACCAAGAACAGCCCAGTTTACTCAAGTAGGGAATGCAGTTCCACCATTAATGGCAGAGGCTATAGCTAAAGCCATTAAAGAATACTTAAATAAAGAAATATCACCACTTTACAGGTAA
- a CDS encoding nuclease-related domain-containing DEAD/DEAH box helicase translates to MAKMIPPYYNDDVSNAEKKLFKALQKIDLDWIVFHSLSMGSHIKKVFGEIDFVIVCKEGILCLEIKGGAVFREDGIWHFQDRFGNTNTSTEGPFKQVIGNMFSLQKYIKEKIGYQHPLSRCQYASGVVFPDIAFNRKGPDIIQEIIYDDRYTDEEIVSYVQKTFSYWRENTKEKHGFEGNKLSKIEINQAENILRGDFACVPTLGKITDEIDKRLIVLTEEQYNYFKMISVNKRILINGGAGTGKTLLALEHAKQLASMGKRVLYLCYNKLISQYLKISLADIDKCSNNIELTNFHEYISRFIKTSDIKEFNQQQFFKKIMPERFIELTETNTLDEKFDVLIIDEGQDLLTTEYLFCLDELLKGGLREGSWYVFYDSNQNIYNTYFDEGYSLLQECQPTILYLQVNCRNTKQIGTYNMLMTGLKQEEILKVDGENVQSEGYDNNKELQSKVVKVVKKLKSEGIKLKDIVILSPYSFEKSALEGNDIFKSICTFQNISSMKFKAILDDSIKFSTIQSFKGMESKVIILIDFDRFADPNIRLINYTGISRAKALLYIFYKNDAATEMQEVIMESIEKYSV, encoded by the coding sequence ATGGCTAAAATGATACCTCCTTATTATAATGATGATGTAAGTAATGCAGAAAAAAAATTATTTAAGGCTTTGCAAAAAATAGATTTAGATTGGATTGTTTTTCATTCCTTAAGCATGGGAAGTCATATAAAAAAGGTATTTGGAGAAATAGATTTTGTTATTGTATGTAAAGAAGGCATACTGTGTTTAGAGATAAAAGGGGGAGCTGTTTTTCGTGAAGATGGTATATGGCACTTTCAAGATAGATTTGGAAATACAAATACTAGTACAGAAGGTCCATTTAAGCAAGTAATCGGCAATATGTTCTCTCTTCAGAAGTATATTAAAGAAAAAATAGGTTATCAACATCCTTTATCAAGATGCCAATATGCTAGTGGAGTAGTATTCCCAGATATAGCTTTTAACCGAAAAGGTCCTGATATAATTCAAGAAATTATATATGATGATAGATATACTGATGAAGAAATAGTGTCCTATGTTCAAAAAACTTTTAGTTATTGGAGAGAAAACACCAAAGAAAAACATGGATTTGAAGGCAATAAACTCTCAAAAATAGAAATAAACCAGGCAGAAAATATTTTAAGAGGTGACTTTGCTTGTGTACCTACACTTGGGAAAATTACAGACGAAATAGATAAACGCTTAATTGTACTGACTGAAGAACAGTATAATTACTTTAAAATGATTTCAGTAAATAAAAGAATTCTGATAAATGGAGGTGCTGGGACTGGGAAAACCCTACTCGCTTTAGAACATGCTAAACAGCTTGCGAGTATGGGAAAGAGGGTACTGTACCTATGCTATAACAAGCTAATATCTCAATATTTAAAAATAAGCTTAGCTGATATAGATAAATGTAGTAATAATATAGAGTTAACAAATTTTCATGAGTATATCAGCAGATTTATCAAGACATCTGATATAAAGGAATTTAATCAACAGCAGTTTTTTAAAAAAATAATGCCTGAACGATTTATTGAACTTACAGAAACAAATACATTAGATGAAAAGTTTGATGTTTTAATTATTGATGAAGGGCAAGATTTACTTACGACAGAGTATTTATTCTGCTTAGATGAACTCCTTAAGGGCGGACTTAGAGAAGGTAGTTGGTACGTTTTTTATGATTCTAATCAAAATATATATAATACATACTTCGATGAAGGATATTCTTTATTGCAAGAATGCCAACCTACAATCTTGTATTTACAAGTAAATTGTAGAAATACAAAACAGATAGGTACTTACAATATGCTAATGACAGGACTGAAACAAGAGGAAATTTTAAAGGTAGATGGAGAAAATGTTCAAAGTGAAGGTTATGATAATAATAAAGAACTTCAAAGTAAAGTAGTAAAGGTAGTTAAAAAATTAAAAAGTGAGGGTATAAAATTAAAAGATATAGTAATTTTATCTCCATATTCGTTTGAAAAATCTGCATTAGAAGGTAATGATATATTTAAGTCCATCTGCACCTTTCAAAATATATCAAGCATGAAATTTAAAGCTATTTTAGATGATAGCATAAAGTTTTCAACAATTCAAAGTTTTAAAGGAATGGAATCAAAAGTTATAATATTAATAGATTTCGATCGGTTCGCTGATCCTAATATTAGGTTAATTAATTATACTGGAATTTCTAGGGCAAAGGCATTACTTTATATTTTTTATAAAAATGATGCTGCAACTGAAATGCAAGAAGTTATTATGGAAAGTATAGAAAAGTACAGTGTTTAA
- the drmB gene encoding DUF1998 domain-containing protein — translation MNLNTERNKQKRVVGTVRQTQLVTTFGCGSIVDLPHDSVIIAGLDFWNHADNEKFRLSEVNLEKYLGVKYFVKPKVVVESGDNPFSKLGSRDVPAFRFPEILICSRCGKIENYKWFKLGKKMKCRKCGETSMIPSRFVVACENGHLEDFPYGWWVHRGDPDSCENHDLYMFNSKESGGLESILIYCKTCKENGKERYTRNMDGSFSKVAFAGNNVYKCSGNRPWLRDQDTKDCNAILRTAQRGGTNLYFTKHASALSIPPWSSRIQAEFDNYVSLIRGINPEDDLMINLILESKKPHEKCNCTKEEAKEQLILRIKNMTDNKGKTEIEIVQDEYRAFIGQEDISEEHFTTKQGDIPEFLTPYIDKIVLVEKLREVLVLRGFTRINSDVSFEDEKEKLAPITIKKNPDWLPAIELNGEGIFLKLNEEKLRRWEENPDVIKRCNILKQNMERVDFKNEKFSPRYILLHTLSHLLIQQLILECGYSTSSIKEKIYSTFNKEDNEYNMAGILIYTATPDSEGSLGGLVYEGRKDRLENTFKSMLESASWCSSDPLCIQSHGQGLNSLNLAACHSCALLPETSCEMRNLFLDRATVVGKLDNKKLGFFSELLLEEK, via the coding sequence ATGAACTTAAATACAGAAAGAAATAAGCAAAAGAGAGTAGTAGGGACAGTACGACAAACTCAATTAGTTACAACCTTTGGGTGTGGATCTATTGTAGACTTACCACATGATTCTGTTATTATTGCAGGACTCGATTTTTGGAATCATGCTGATAACGAAAAATTTAGATTATCAGAGGTAAATCTTGAGAAATATCTTGGTGTTAAATATTTTGTTAAGCCTAAAGTGGTCGTAGAGTCTGGAGATAATCCTTTTAGCAAATTAGGATCTAGGGATGTTCCAGCATTTCGTTTTCCAGAAATATTAATATGTTCAAGGTGTGGTAAAATAGAGAATTATAAGTGGTTTAAGTTAGGTAAAAAGATGAAATGCAGAAAATGTGGAGAGACAAGTATGATCCCATCTAGATTTGTCGTTGCCTGTGAAAATGGTCACCTAGAGGATTTTCCTTACGGATGGTGGGTTCATAGGGGAGACCCAGACTCATGTGAAAATCATGATTTATATATGTTTAATAGTAAAGAAAGTGGCGGTTTAGAAAGTATTTTAATCTACTGTAAAACTTGTAAAGAAAATGGCAAGGAAAGATATACTAGAAACATGGATGGAAGTTTTTCAAAGGTTGCTTTTGCAGGCAATAATGTATATAAGTGTAGTGGCAATAGACCTTGGCTCAGGGATCAAGATACTAAGGATTGTAATGCAATTTTAAGGACTGCTCAACGTGGAGGTACAAATTTATATTTTACAAAACATGCAAGCGCATTGTCAATTCCACCTTGGAGCAGTAGAATACAGGCTGAATTTGATAACTATGTAAGTCTTATAAGAGGAATTAATCCAGAAGACGATTTGATGATTAATTTAATACTAGAAAGTAAAAAGCCACATGAAAAATGCAACTGTACAAAGGAAGAAGCTAAAGAACAACTTATTTTGAGAATAAAAAATATGACAGATAATAAAGGAAAAACTGAAATCGAAATTGTACAAGATGAATATAGAGCGTTTATTGGACAAGAAGATATTTCGGAAGAACACTTTACAACAAAGCAAGGTGACATTCCAGAATTCCTAACTCCCTATATTGATAAGATAGTCCTTGTTGAAAAACTAAGAGAAGTTTTAGTATTAAGAGGCTTTACCCGTATTAATTCAGATGTTAGTTTTGAAGATGAAAAAGAAAAATTAGCTCCTATTACAATTAAAAAAAATCCAGATTGGTTACCTGCCATAGAATTAAATGGTGAAGGTATTTTTCTAAAATTAAATGAAGAAAAATTAAGACGTTGGGAAGAAAATCCAGATGTAATTAAAAGATGTAATATATTAAAGCAAAATATGGAGCGAGTAGATTTTAAAAATGAAAAATTTTCGCCTAGGTATATATTACTTCACACATTATCTCACCTACTTATTCAGCAGCTAATTTTAGAATGTGGATATTCTACATCTTCTATTAAAGAAAAAATATATTCTACTTTTAATAAAGAAGATAATGAATATAACATGGCTGGAATTTTAATTTATACAGCTACTCCAGATTCTGAAGGTAGTCTTGGTGGTTTGGTTTACGAAGGAAGAAAAGATAGATTAGAAAATACATTTAAAAGCATGTTAGAATCTGCTAGCTGGTGTTCTTCAGACCCTTTATGTATACAGTCACATGGGCAAGGACTTAATTCATTAAACTTAGCTGCATGTCATTCCTGTGCTCTTTTACCAGAAACAAGTTGCGAAATGAGAAACTTATTTTTGGATCGTGCAACAGTAGTAGGTAAATTAGATAATAAGAAATTAGGTTTTTTTAGTGAATTATTATTGGAGGAAAAATAA